The Macadamia integrifolia cultivar HAES 741 unplaced genomic scaffold, SCU_Mint_v3 scaffold164, whole genome shotgun sequence genome includes the window CCCcaaaccacccccacccccaccccccaaaaaaaaaaaattctttgtaaGTTTATGGGGTTGAAATTTCAGCCTTTTTATTTGTGAATGTCCAGGTAATATACTACTTCCATACTCCTTGTTTTGGAGGAAAAAATTCATTGGTAAACATTTCCATTAAAAGGCTCAGGAAGGTCATTTGTTTCTTACTGAGATTCCCCAACTCCAATTTTGTTCGGTTCTCCATCAGTGCAACACGAGTGCATCCCTCAAGCAATCCTGGGGATGGATGTCATCTGTCAAGCAAAGTCTGGGATGGGAAAGACTGCTGTCTTCGTTCTCTCAACCCTGCAACAAATTGAGCCTGTTGCTGGTCAAGTTGCTGCGCTTGTTTTATGCCACACGAGGGAATTGGCTTAccaggtttttatttttatacctAGTGCCTCTTCTATTTTTGTGAAGTTCTTGGTGTTGATAAATTATTTCTTCTAAATTAAAAATTACTTGTTATTGGCTTGTAGATTTGTCATGAGTTTGAGCGTTTCAGCACCTACTTGCCTGACATCAAAGTTGCTGTATTCTATGGTGGTGTAAACGTCAGGACTCACAAGGATTTACTTAAGAATGAATGCCCTCATATTGTCGTTGGGACACCTGGGAGGATACTGGGTTTAGCAAGAGATAAAGATCTCTCATTGAAGAATGTTAGGCATTTTATCCTTGATGAATGTGATAAAATGCTTGAGTCACTGGGTATGTATTTGCTGGTAGATTCCAATTTTGAACTACAATATGTGATCCTTAAAATTCTAAAGCGTGACTCCAGTCGAAATGATTGCTTGTCACCATCTTATCATGGCTGTTATCTGCAGACATGCGGAGGGATGTGCAGGAGATTTTCAAGATGACCCCTCATGATAAGCAAGTTATGATGTTTTCTGCGACACTCAGCAAGGAGATCCGCCCTGTTTGCAAGAGATTCATGCAAGATGTAATATTCTATTGCATAGTATACCTTCAGTTTATCCCGTTTTCTGTCAGAGATATTTCAACCTCTAGCACCTTCAGTCATGTCATCTGCAATGTGATTGACATagatactatttttttttaattaaatatcatTTAGAAGCCTGGGGGATGGTTCGTTTAAGAATCACATCTGACCCCTTTAGTTTAAACAGTAAATAGTAAATGCATTGGCCTCAAAATCAAGTGGTGCTTCTCCTTGTCAAATTTTATGCTGTTCTCATGTCTGTTAATTGTAGAGTCAAGCACAGAATGTTGTCTACGGAGTTACTATGTCAGTTGGTGGTAGTCTGAAATTTCATTAGTGCAAGTAGTGAGGTTTTGTGAGGGTGTAAGATGATATCTCTGTGAATGAGAAGGCTCTAGCATACTTGGGATCTGTTCTTCATTGATTCGGTTTTTGGATTCAGTTATCTTCAAGTAGATGCAACTAATCTGCTCTTATCTTACTTGTGTTCCCTTCCAGCCCATGGAAATTTATGTGGATGATGAAGCCAAGTTGACCTTGCATGGCCTTGTGCAGGTAGGGCATGACATCTGTCTGTGTTTAGTTCAGTTATATTTGTAAGTTTGTTTCCTCACTTTTTATTGTTCCTGGCAGCACTACATTAAACTGACTGACTTAGAAAAAAACCGCAAGTTGAATGATCTTCTAGATGCATTGGATTTCAATCAAGTGGTCATATTTGTTAAAAGTGTGAGTAGAGCATCGGAGCTGAACAAGTTACTCGTGGAGTGTAATTTTCCATCCATTTGCATCCATTCTGGAATGTCTCAGGAAGAAAGGTTAGTGTTCTTTTATTCCCATTTGTTCATTCTAGCAATTTAGTTACACCATCTTCTAAATGATGTGGTTGCTAGTGGTTGATCTTCAAATATCGTGGTTTAATTACCACCTACATCTCCTATAGAGTATTCTGGTGCtggtttttctcctttttacaCGAATATCAACAttgcatgcttttttttttttgccggtTGTTATATTATAGATGGCACTTTCACTGGATTCATTGTGGAGATTTTGTTTACTTGTCAAAGTTAATTCTCGCTTTTGATTGGAGGACGTAAATGCCAGATGGTGAATACATCATCGAAGCTGTTTGGTGCAGTCCAAGCAAACCCCAAACAAAAGAGAATAATAGCTCCATAAGATCCTTGTGTCTTTGCGGTGTATAAATAATCCTTTTGGATTCATTCTCCATATTGTACTTGTTAACGTTCTTGAAATATACCAGTCCACGATCCGGGTCATTGGATTCGACTTGAAATAGCCTCAGATGATTCAGAAAGGCCCTAATCCAACCTCGGCTTCCAAAATCCTGATGTAGGTCATTTTAGGTCACTGGAGTGAGAAAATTCCCATCATAAAAGACAagtggcaattctgtaaatttTGATAACAAGGACTTTTTAGGCAAGCCAAGAAACATAGTCAAGGACGCAAAAGTAATTAATTTGAAAGGAAAGGATATTTCTGGAACTTGAAACAAAGAAGGGAATAACACAACAAAGTAGGGCCTTTGTGCAAATAATAAGAATCAGGCCCTTATGTGTTGATATGGAAAGTATTCTTCTTCAGTCTTGGAATCGTGTGATGGCTTTTCATGACTCAACTCAGATTCGACAAGGGAGAAGAAGTATCTTAGAGAATTTCAAATCAATCATTAAACTACCTAAGGTCCTAAACCCATTTCTATATCCTACCAAAACAGAATTTTTTATGCATACCTATTCTTGTGGGTGTCTTCCTTCGCTTAGGTAACAACAACTCTCTCCTTGTCATTGAATCTTTGTGACTTcctcttattctctctcttctccttctctccatgATTTGGCTGAATGGGGTGCTCTCCTCAATTCGACTAGGGCTCCTGATCAGACCAAGGTTCAAAGTATTGGGTTTGGACCCTTGGGAAGACCGAAATTCtaggaaattttgaggaaaccacataattttttctggtttggtggaaactttggtttcgacTCCCAAAAATGtgtctttatttgcctttttTTGTGGAAGTcttattttagacatttctaacgcATTTACgtaattagtttcatggaaaaaacacTTAAAATCATACTTGTGGTGTGAaccaaagtttgctaatgtacATTGAGTCGTTGACTAAAATTATACTACATAGTCTACATTATATGTAGTCTACAATCTATATAGgtacataattatgaaatacatgaataaaatttgaaaacaaacaaaacattatGCAAAGGATCCAAGATAagtaataatattacataattgtgagttctcaagtctcaagtctcaagtctcaagtcttcAACATTCAACACACTAAACACACTAAACACTCAAaaagtcaattccaagtagagtgtctagacAGTTCCAGTCCATGAGCTGCGTATCATTGCAAATGTCgtagccgctcctctgaatgcatCACATATGAGTCCCATGATATG containing:
- the LOC122064390 gene encoding DEAD-box ATP-dependent RNA helicase 15-like, whose product is MGETKDNVETYEEEELIDYEEEDVKAPDSVGAKGTGDAVKKGYVGIHSSGFRDFLLKPELLRAIVDSGFEHPSEVQHECIPQAILGMDVICQAKSGMGKTAVFVLSTLQQIEPVAGQVAALVLCHTRELAYQICHEFERFSTYLPDIKVAVFYGGVNVRTHKDLLKNECPHIVVGTPGRILGLARDKDLSLKNVRHFILDECDKMLESLDMRRDVQEIFKMTPHDKQVMMFSATLSKEIRPVCKRFMQDPMEIYVDDEAKLTLHGLVQHYIKLTDLEKNRKLNDLLDALDFNQVVIFVKSVSRASELNKLLVECNFPSICIHSGMSQEERLTRYKGFKEGHKRILVATDLVGRGIDIERVNIVINYDMPDNADTYLHRVGRAGRFGTKGLAITFVSSASDSDVLNQVQERFEVDIKELPEQIDTTTYMPS